TGACCATGCCGTCGAGCACGTAGTTCCAGCGGGCGAGGACGGCCGGCCCGTTCTCCGGGTGGGCGACGACGTCGTACGCGCTGGGGGCGTTGAGGAGCGAGGCGAGGTACGCGCCTTCGGCGACGTCCACGTCGGTGACGTCCTTGCCGTAGTACGCCTGGGCCGCGGCCTGGATGCCGTAGGCGTTGCGGCCGAAGTAGCTGGTGTTGAGGTACCCCTCGAAGATCTGGTCCTTGGTCTGCTCGCGGTCCAGCTTGATCGCGATGAAGAACTCCTTCACCTTGCGTACGACCGTCTGCTCCTGGCCGAGGTAGTAGTTCTTGACGTACTGCTGGGTGATCGTCGAACCGCCCTGTCTGCCCTGTCCGGTGACGGTGTTCCAGGCGGCGCGGAGCATGGCGCCGACGTCGACGGCGCGCTCGGAGTAGAAGTTGCGGTCCTCGGCGGCGAGTACGGCGTGCTGGACGTCCTTCGGGACCTGCGCGAGCTGGATGTTCTCCCGGTTGACGTCGCCGTCGCGGGCGATGACCGCCCCGTCGCGGTAGAGGTAGACGTTGCTCTGGGCGGTGGCGCTGGAGTTGGCGGCGGGGATGCCGACGAGCTGGTACCCGGCGACGAAGCCGCCCACGAGCAGGACGGCGATCAGCAGGACGGCCCCCAGGACCATGCGCCAGGTCGGGACGAGGCGGCGCCAGCCCTTGCGCCGGGGGCGCTTCGTGCGGCCCTTGCGGCCCTTGCCCTCCTGGAGCCTGGCCGAGGCCGCGGTTTCCGTCGGCCCGTCCGCCGTCCCGCCGTGCGGGTCGCTCCCACCGGCGTCCTCGTCACCCTTGCCGCCCTCGTTGCCGGAGGGGTCCCGGGGGGTCCAGCGCTGTGGCTCGTCGCTCATGTGGTGGAGACTCCTCGGCCGCGGACAGTCCTCCCATACTGCCCTTTTACTGTCGATAACCTTCGGAACGCACCTGAACGTGCTGCCGCACGCCCTCCCGGACGCTTCGCGCGCCCCGGAAAACGGGTCGCGGGGTTCCGGATGCCTGGACTACTGTCGTGCGCTTTGGTGCCTGCGGGCGGGCAGTTCCCCGGACGGGTGGTCCGGGCGGGAACACGAACGGGACTGGGGGAGACGTGCGGGTCTATGCCGTGGTGGCCGCGGGCGGATTCCGCCGGCATGCCACCTACCGGATGGCGACGGTGGCGGGGACCTTCACCAACACGGTCTTCGGCTTCATCGTCGCGTACACCTACGCCGCCCTGTGGGCGGAGCGGCCGGACCTCGGCGGCTACGACACCGCGCAGGCCATGACCTTCGTCTGGCTGGGCCAGGCGCTGCTGATGACGTGTTCGATGATGGGCGGCGGCTTCGAGAACGAGCTGATGGCGCGCATCCGGACCGGCGACATCGCGATCGACCTCTACCGTCCGGCCGACCTCCAGCTCTGGTGGCTGGCGGGCGACCTGGGCCGGGCGGCCTTCCATTTCCTCGGGCGCGGCATCGTGCCGATGGCGATCGGCGCGCTCGCCTTCGAGCTGGCCCTGCCCGTCTCGCCGTGGACCTGGCTGGCGTTCCTGGTGTCGGTGGTGCTCGGGGTGGTGGTCAGCTTCGCCGTCCGCTTCCTCGTCGCGCTGGCGGCGTTCTGGCTGCTGGACGGGGCCGGGGTGCTCCAGATCAGCTGGCTGACGGGGCTGTTCTTCTCGGGGATGCTGCTGCCGCTGAACCTGTTCCCGGGGCTGCTGGGCGAGGTGGCGCGGGCCCTGCCGTGGTCGGCGTTCCTCCAGGTGCCCGCCGACGTGTTCCTCGGCAAGCGCACCGGGTGGGACCTGGTGGGGGCGTTCGCCTTCCAGGCCGGCTGGGCGCTGGTCCTGCTGCTGGCGGGCCGGCTCCTGCAGTCGGTCGCGACACGGAGAGTGGTGGTGCAGGGTGGCTGACACGGTGCTCGTCCCGGACGGCGGTACGGGAGCGGAGGCGGTGGCGTACGCGCCCCGTGGCGGCGGGCGGTCGCAGGCGGCGGAGGGCCTCCGCGCCTACCGGCTCATCGCGGGGATGTGGATCCGCTCGACCATGGCGTACCGGGCGTCCTTCGTCATGACCACGCTCGGCAACTTCCTCTCGACGGTCTTCGACTTCGTCGCCATCATGCTGATGTTCAGTCATGTCGACGCGCTCGGCGGGTACTCCCTGCCGGAGATCGCCCTGCTGTACGGGATGGCGGCCACCGCGTTCGGTCTGGCCGATCTGCTGCTGGGGTCGCTGGACCGGATCGGTGAGCGGGTCCGGGACGGCACGCTCGACACGCTGCTGGTGCGCCCCGTGCCGGTGCTGGTCCAGGTGGCGGCCGACCGGTTCGCGCTGCGCCGGACGGGGCGGATCATCCAGGGGCTGATGGTCCTGGGGTACGCCCTGGTGGTGCTGGACATCGAGTGGACGCCGCTGAAGGTGCTGCTGGTGCCGCTCGCGGTGGTGAGCGGCGGGGCGGTCTTCGGCGCGGTGTACGTCGCCGGCTCGGCCCTCCAGTTCTTCGCCCTGGACGCGGCGGAGGTGCAGAGCTCCTTCACGTACGGCGGGCAGACGCTGTTGCAGTACCCGCCCACCGTCTTCGCCCGAGAACTGGTGCGCGGGGTGACGTTCGTGGTGCCGCTGGCCTTCGTGAGCTGGCTGCCCGCGCTGTACGTGCTGGGGCGGGAGTACCCGGTGGCGCTGCCGCAGTGGGTGGCGTTCCTGTCCCCGGTGGTGGCGGCCGGGTGCGGGCTGCTCGCGGGCCTGGCGTGGCGCACGGGTTTGCGGGCGTACCGGAGTACGGGAAGTTGACGAGGGACGGCGGTACGGAGATGGGGCCGGGCATGGAACGGAACGCGGTTGCCGGTGCGGTACGGGACGCGGGTACGGCGGTGGCGGAGGACGGCGCACGGACACCGGCGGGGGACGGCTCGTTCATCGAGCTGGACGGGGTGGAGAAGGTCTTCGAGGTGCGCCGCAAGGCGGGTTTCCTGCGGCGCGAGCGGCACGAGGTGCGCGCGGTGGACGGGATCAGCTTCCGGGTGGCGCGCGGCGAGATGGTCGGCTACATCGGCCCGAACGGTGCGGGCAAGTCGACGACGATCAAGATGCTGACGGGCATCCTGACCCCGAGCGGCGGCCGGCTGCGGGTCGCGGGAGTCGACCCGTCGCGGGAGCGCACCAGGCTGGCGCACCGGATCGGGGTGGTGTTCGGGCAGCGCACCACGCTCTGGTGGGACCTGCCGCTGAAGGACTCCTACCGGCTGATGCACCGCATGTACCGCATCCCGGACGCGCGTTACCGCGAGAACCTGGACCGCTGCGTAGAACTCCTCGACCTGGCTGACCTGTTGGACACGCCGGTCCGGCAACTCTCGCTCGGCCAGCGGATGCGCGGCGACATCGCGGCGGCGCTGCTGCACGATCCGGAGGTGCTGTACCTGGACGAGCCGACGATCGGGCTCGACATCATCTCCAAGACGAAGGTGCGGCAGTTCCTCAAGGACCTGAACGAGGAGCGCTCCACCACCGTCCTGCTCACCACCCACGACCTCACCGACATCGAGCAGTTGTGCCGGAGGGTGATGGTGATCGACCACGGCCGGCTGATGTACGACGGCGCGCTCGCCGGGCTGCACGAGGCGGGGGAGAGCGAGCGCGTCCTGGTGGTCGATCTGGAGCGCGAACTCCCGCCGATCGCGGTGGAGTCCGAGGGGCCGCTGCGGGCGCGGGTGCTCAGGACCGAGGGGCCGCGCCAGTGGCTGGCGCTCCCGGCGGACGCCTCGGTGGCGCCCCTGGTGGCACGGATCGCGGCGGAGTACCCGCTGAAGGACCTCTCGGTCCGGGAGCCGGACATCGAGGACGTGATCGCCCGGATGTACGCGGCGCGACCGCACCCGGCCGCGTAGGCCGCGATTGTTGGGCGCCGCCCCGTGCCGGGCGCTGGCCCGGCGGTGCGCGCGGTGCATAGGGTGGGCGCCATGACGACTGAACTCCCGGACATGCGGGCCTCCGACGCCGAGCGGGAACGGATCGCCGACATCCTGCGGGATGCCATGGCCGAAGGGCGCCTGGACATGGAGGAGTTCGAGCAGCGGCTGGAAGTGGCCTACGCGGCCCGCACGCGCGGGGAGTTGACTCCGCTCGTCCGTGATCTGCCGCCCTCCGGAACGCCGTTGCCCGACGTGGGCGGCGCCGCGGTGACGGCGTGGTCGGAGCGGATCGGCGGGGAGCCGACGTCGAAGGGCGGGTTCGCGTTCTGGGGCGGCTTCAGTCGACGGGGGCGCTGGACCGTGGGCCGGACGTTCACCTCGTTCGTGATGTGGGGCGGCGGTGTCGTCGATCTTCGCGAGGCCCGTTTCGCGGAGCGCGAGGTGACGATCCGCTGTGTCACGATCATGGGCGGCATGAGCGTCACCGTGCCGCCGGACGTACAGGTACGGGTCAACGGGATCGGCCTCATGGGCGGGTTCGACGAGCGGTCCAAGGACGAGGGCGAACCCGCCCCGGACGCGCCGAGGGTGACCGTCACCGGCTTCGCGCTGATGGGCGGCGTCGGCGTGGAACGCAAGTGGAGCAAGGCGGAACGCCGCCGCCGCAGGGAAGCCGAGGCGGGAGCGAAGGCGGAGGCCGTGGGCGGAGCCCCGGCGCCGCGGACGGTGGACGGACCGGGCGGCAGCCGGGAGCAGGGTGGGGCGCGCGGGCCGGGTGGGGGCAAGGAGCTGCGCTGAGGCCCGGTACGGGGGGCACGCGCGGAGGACCGGCAGGGCGTCCCGGGGCCGGCGCGGGCCCGGATCCGTTCCGCCCCGGAGGCCCTACCCCTGCGGGGCGCCGGTCAGCAGGCCGAGGCCGATGCTGTCGGCGAGGGCTTGGTAGCCCTGGTCGTTGAAGTGCAGATGGTCGCCGCTGTCGTAGTCGGCCCGGATGCGTTCCGGTGCGGCGAGGTCGCGGACCACCTCGTCGAAGTCCACGTACGCGTCGAACACCCCGCCGGCCCGGATCTGTTCGTTGACCTCCTGCCGCACCGCCTCGCGGGACCGGGTGAAGTTGGGGATGCCCTCGAACGGGGTCAGGGTCACCCCGATCACCCGCAGCCCCCGGGCGTGGGCCTGGCCGGTGAGGCGGCGCAGGGCGTCCACGACCTGCTGCGGGTCGAGGTGGGGGGAGGCGGTCTGGGCGTCGTTGATGCCGAGCGCGACGATCACCGTACGCACTCCGGTGACGCCCAGCACGTCCCGTTCGAACCGGGTGACGCCCGCGACGCCGCCCCGGCCGTCCGACAGCAGGCGGTTCCCCGAGATGCCCTGGTTCGCCACGCCCCAACCGCCCTTCAGCCGGTCGGCCAGGAGGTCCGGCCAGCGTCTGTCGGCGTTGGGGGTGGAGCCGCTGCCGGCCGTGAGCGAGTCGCCGAAGGCGACGACCGTGCCCGAGGCGGCCGTACTGAAGACGTCGACGGCCGTCAGATAGCGCCACTCGTCGATGGGCCGCGCGGTGCGCGCGTCGACGAGGTACGAGGTCTGGAAGGCGGCCGGGTGCTGCGTGATGTGCCCGCCGGTCACGGGCGTACGGAAGGACACGACGAGGTCCGAGTCGGCGGCGATCCTCGTCCGCACGGCGTCGCTCACGACATGCCCGCCCGCCGGAACGGTGACCCGGCCCGCGCCCCCGAAGGTCACCGGGCGGGAGTTCACCCGCGCGTGGTCGACCACGAGGGGGCCGGTGCCGAAGAGGTTCGAGAGGGTGATGCGCGCGGCGACACCGCCGGCGCTGCTGTGCACGGCGTTCCGTACGACCGTGCCCGCCGGTTCGCGTGTGCCGACCGGGGCGGCGCGTACCGGCGCCCCGGTCCAGGTGGCGACCCACCGGCCGTCCGCCGCCGCGGACTCGCGGCCGGCCGGGTGCTCGCCGGCCGCCCGCACGTCGCTGCCGTGGGGGCCGGCGAGCCGTTCCGTGCCGAGGGCGAGAGCCGCGGCGAGCACGGCGGTACCGGCCACGAGGGCGGGCAGCAGCGCGCGCCTGCGGAGGCCGGAGCCCGCCCCGTAGCCGCGGCGGGGCTCGCGGGGGCCGGGGTCCGGTCCGGCTTGGTCTCTACGGGCGACCCTGGACATGCGCGGTACGTCTCCTCGTGCTCGGCCCGGGATGCCGGGAACCGGTGTGCGGCGGTGCGGCGGGCCGCCGGGAACTGGGCGGGCGGCCCGGGAGTAGGACAGTGGGGACAATGCGTACGACAGGGGAAGACGTGTACGCGAACGGGTGGCGCGGTAGGAGGGGACCGGGCGCACGGCGGACCGGTACACGGCAGGAAAGCGAGGCAGGACGCGGTGGATGGTAATGAACCGGGCGCGAGCACGGGGCCGGAACACGGAACGGACGCGGATCCGGATCTTGCCGGCGGGACGGGAGCCCCGGCCGGCGTGACGGCGGACCGGGACACTCCGGTGGGTCCCGACGGCGGTTCTGACGGTACGGCACGGCCGCCGCGCGAGGCCGGACGGGCGGCCGCCGCACCCCTGGCCGCGTTCGCGTACACCGCCGCCGACGAGGAGAAACGGCGCGGGGTGCGCCGGATGAAGATCACCGCCACCGGGCTGCTCCTGCTGGTCGCCCTGGTGTACGTCCTCGCCACGTGGGCGAAGAACGCCCACGTGGGCGGCTGGCCCGGCTATGTCGCCGCCGCGGCCGAGGCGGGCATGGTGGGTGCGCTCGCCGACTGGTTCGCGGTGACGGCCCTCTTCCGTCGGCCGCTCGGACTGCCCATTCCGCACACCGCGATCATCCCGACCAAGAAGGACCAACTGGGGGCCTCGCTCGGCTCGTTCGTGGGCGAGAACTTCCTCTCCGCGGACGTGGTGCGCGGCCGGATCCACGCGCTGGGCGTCGGGGGGCGGGTCGGTGCCTGGCTCGCGGAGCCCGAGCACGCCGACCGGGTCACCGCCGAGCTGGCGACGGCGCTGCGCGGGGCGCTGAAGGTGCTGCGGGACGCCGATGTGCAGGCCATCGTGGGGGAGGCGATCACCCGGCGGGCCGACGCGGTGGAGATCGGCCCCGGGCTCGGGAAGATGCTGGAGAAGGTGGTGGCCGACGGCGGGCACCGCAGGGTCGTGGACCTGGTCTGCGTCCGGGCGCACGACTGGCTGGTTCTGCACGGTGACGCGGTGATGGACGCGGTGCAGGGCGGGGCGCCCGGCTGGACCCCGAGGTTCGTCGACAAGCGGGTGGGGGAGCGGGTCTACAAGGAGCTGCTGCGGTTCGTCACGGAGATGCGGGACATGCCGGGCCACCCGGCGCGCGACTCCATCGACTCGTTCCTGGCGGACTTCGCCGCCGACCTCCAGACGGACCGGGACACCCGGGAGCGGGTGGAGCGGCTGAAGTCGGAGATCCTGGGGCGTCGTGAGGTGCAGGACGTGATCGCCTCCGCCTGGTCCTCCGTACGCGCGATGATCATCGCGGCGGCCGAGGACGAACGGAGCGAACTGCGGCTGCGGGCCCGGGCCTCGCTGATGTCACTGGGCGCCCGCCTTGCCACCGACCAGCGACTTCAGGCCAAGCTGGAGGGGTGGTTGGAGGATGCGGCGGCGTATGTCGTCACCACCTACCGCACCGAGATCACCTCGCTGATCAGCGACACCGTCGCGGGCTGGGACGCCGACCAGACGTCACGGAAGATCGAGGCCCACATCGGCCGCGACCTCCAGTTCATCCGGATCAACGGCA
The DNA window shown above is from Streptomyces sp. NBC_00247 and carries:
- a CDS encoding ABC transporter permease — its product is MRVYAVVAAGGFRRHATYRMATVAGTFTNTVFGFIVAYTYAALWAERPDLGGYDTAQAMTFVWLGQALLMTCSMMGGGFENELMARIRTGDIAIDLYRPADLQLWWLAGDLGRAAFHFLGRGIVPMAIGALAFELALPVSPWTWLAFLVSVVLGVVVSFAVRFLVALAAFWLLDGAGVLQISWLTGLFFSGMLLPLNLFPGLLGEVARALPWSAFLQVPADVFLGKRTGWDLVGAFAFQAGWALVLLLAGRLLQSVATRRVVVQGG
- a CDS encoding ABC transporter permease, which encodes MAYAPRGGGRSQAAEGLRAYRLIAGMWIRSTMAYRASFVMTTLGNFLSTVFDFVAIMLMFSHVDALGGYSLPEIALLYGMAATAFGLADLLLGSLDRIGERVRDGTLDTLLVRPVPVLVQVAADRFALRRTGRIIQGLMVLGYALVVLDIEWTPLKVLLVPLAVVSGGAVFGAVYVAGSALQFFALDAAEVQSSFTYGGQTLLQYPPTVFARELVRGVTFVVPLAFVSWLPALYVLGREYPVALPQWVAFLSPVVAAGCGLLAGLAWRTGLRAYRSTGS
- a CDS encoding ABC transporter ATP-binding protein, with the protein product MERNAVAGAVRDAGTAVAEDGARTPAGDGSFIELDGVEKVFEVRRKAGFLRRERHEVRAVDGISFRVARGEMVGYIGPNGAGKSTTIKMLTGILTPSGGRLRVAGVDPSRERTRLAHRIGVVFGQRTTLWWDLPLKDSYRLMHRMYRIPDARYRENLDRCVELLDLADLLDTPVRQLSLGQRMRGDIAAALLHDPEVLYLDEPTIGLDIISKTKVRQFLKDLNEERSTTVLLTTHDLTDIEQLCRRVMVIDHGRLMYDGALAGLHEAGESERVLVVDLERELPPIAVESEGPLRARVLRTEGPRQWLALPADASVAPLVARIAAEYPLKDLSVREPDIEDVIARMYAARPHPAA
- a CDS encoding DUF1707 SHOCT-like domain-containing protein — its product is MRASDAERERIADILRDAMAEGRLDMEEFEQRLEVAYAARTRGELTPLVRDLPPSGTPLPDVGGAAVTAWSERIGGEPTSKGGFAFWGGFSRRGRWTVGRTFTSFVMWGGGVVDLREARFAEREVTIRCVTIMGGMSVTVPPDVQVRVNGIGLMGGFDERSKDEGEPAPDAPRVTVTGFALMGGVGVERKWSKAERRRRREAEAGAKAEAVGGAPAPRTVDGPGGSREQGGARGPGGGKELR
- a CDS encoding SGNH/GDSL hydrolase family protein encodes the protein MSRVARRDQAGPDPGPREPRRGYGAGSGLRRRALLPALVAGTAVLAAALALGTERLAGPHGSDVRAAGEHPAGRESAAADGRWVATWTGAPVRAAPVGTREPAGTVVRNAVHSSAGGVAARITLSNLFGTGPLVVDHARVNSRPVTFGGAGRVTVPAGGHVVSDAVRTRIAADSDLVVSFRTPVTGGHITQHPAAFQTSYLVDARTARPIDEWRYLTAVDVFSTAASGTVVAFGDSLTAGSGSTPNADRRWPDLLADRLKGGWGVANQGISGNRLLSDGRGGVAGVTRFERDVLGVTGVRTVIVALGINDAQTASPHLDPQQVVDALRRLTGQAHARGLRVIGVTLTPFEGIPNFTRSREAVRQEVNEQIRAGGVFDAYVDFDEVVRDLAAPERIRADYDSGDHLHFNDQGYQALADSIGLGLLTGAPQG
- a CDS encoding DUF445 domain-containing protein, whose protein sequence is MGPDGGSDGTARPPREAGRAAAAPLAAFAYTAADEEKRRGVRRMKITATGLLLLVALVYVLATWAKNAHVGGWPGYVAAAAEAGMVGALADWFAVTALFRRPLGLPIPHTAIIPTKKDQLGASLGSFVGENFLSADVVRGRIHALGVGGRVGAWLAEPEHADRVTAELATALRGALKVLRDADVQAIVGEAITRRADAVEIGPGLGKMLEKVVADGGHRRVVDLVCVRAHDWLVLHGDAVMDAVQGGAPGWTPRFVDKRVGERVYKELLRFVTEMRDMPGHPARDSIDSFLADFAADLQTDRDTRERVERLKSEILGRREVQDVIASAWSSVRAMIIAAAEDERSELRLRARASLMSLGARLATDQRLQAKLEGWLEDAAAYVVTTYRTEITSLISDTVAGWDADQTSRKIEAHIGRDLQFIRINGTVVGALAGLAIYTVSRALGG